The following coding sequences are from one Triticum aestivum cultivar Chinese Spring chromosome 5A, IWGSC CS RefSeq v2.1, whole genome shotgun sequence window:
- the LOC123104575 gene encoding proteasome assembly chaperone 4: protein MSSEELTTSLSDLAVASQAPTASQIGSSGDLSSEGGVQVTCFSEDLHDVTLHFQIIRFPKQIYAWIGCNNSAKFGHLYAAATTRLGDGVSVTSVLGGTSDNTGSSMARRLVLKTGLNIILACNIPKDSPMLEAAAERKLVEKLRSLGYIRSKTGEANASTAP from the exons ATGTCTTCAGAGGAGCTCACAACAAGCTTGTCAGATTTGGCGGTGGCTTCGCAGGCCCCGACGGCCAGCCAAATCGGTTCTTCAGGTGATCTGTCCTCTGAAGGTGGGGTGCAGGTCACTTGTTTCAGTGAGGACCTGCACGACGTCACGCTCCATTTCCAGATCATAAGGTTCCCTAAACAG ATCTATGCATGGATAGGATGCAACAACTCGGCAAAGTTTGGCCATTTATATGCTGCTGCAACCACTAGGCTG GGTGATGGAGTGAGTGTCACATCTGTACTTGGAGGAACATCTGATAACACTGGATCAAGCATGGCCCGCCGCTTAG TGCTGAAGACAGGCCTAAATATAATTTTAGCATGTAACATTCCGAAAGACAGCCCCATGCTTGAG GCTGCTGCAGAGAGGAAACTTGTGGAGAAGCTGAGAAGTTTAGGCTATATCAGATCTAAGACAGGAGAGGCTAACGCTTCCACAGCTCCTTGA
- the LOC123107534 gene encoding uncharacterized protein codes for MKLVWCPETASQAFIAGVSALSDSEHGPAGSAGVAELVSAMVGGWNAQLVVDAPEVSATTSLALAAAAQRTGGRYARVLADADRAMEELEGVDFLVVDARRRDAAAVLAAARPGARGMVVVRHGDGRRRGTKALEASMAAGTRIVRSVYLPIDTGVEVLHVGLGKGPSIQCRRSPRVSSRWIRHVDQETGEEHLFRRQ; via the coding sequence ATGAAGCTGGTGTGGTGCCCGGAGACCGCGTCCCAGGCCTTCATCGCCGGCGTCAGCGCCCTGTCAGACTCCGAGCACGGCCCCGCGGGGTCGGCtggcgtcgccgagctcgtctccGCCATGGTCGGGGGATGGAACGCGCAGCTCGTCGTCGACGCGCCCGAGGTCTCGGCCACCACgagcctcgccctcgccgccgccgcccagcgcaCGGGAGGCCGCTACGCCCGCGTGCTGGCGGACGCGGACCGGGCCATGGAGGAGCTGGAGGGCGTGGACTTCTTGGTGGTCGACGCGCGGAGGCGGGACGCTGCGGCCGTGCTAGCGGCGGCCAGGCCCGGGGCGAGAGGGATGGTGGTGGTGCGCCATggcgacgggaggcggcgtggCACGAAGGCGCTCGAAGCTTCCATGGCGGCAGGAACGAGGATCGTGCGGTCCGTGTACCTGCCGATTGACACGGGTGTCGAGGTCCTCCACGTTGGGCTGGGCAAGGGGCCGAGCATACAGTGCCGGCGCAGCCCGAGAGTGTCGAGCCGCTGGATCCGGCACGTCGACCAGGAAACCGGCGAGGAGCACCTCTTCCGCCGGCAGTAA